From one Melioribacteraceae bacterium genomic stretch:
- a CDS encoding T9SS type A sorting domain-containing protein, with amino-acid sequence MKKVLFFLFLLTPILFAQAEWKKVYGTNVNNTIVHDMIIHQGSFFAGTNGHLLKSDDKGETWTSLPVNAMGIVSLESDGSRLFAGAIISLGGSTLIYSDDNGETWNNTNVTQSQVSSIEVINQNLMYAYSNFQVFFQSTDRGETWTQVTGWPFSTTREIYKSNSGRLYISGYHSDDDGQTWTKTGYDRDGSGIYAYAENQDGIWAGAGKLWLSQDQGETWQEKDPYLTASLIVDGNNIFQGKEGFAYSTDGGSNFTDFNDGIDNVDRVLSILFDGEFILIGLDGTGLYKIKASDLGITTSVEQTEELANSFELLQNYPNPFNPSTTIKFSIPESGFVSLKVYDVLGKEVATLVNNELAAGSYSAIFDANNYSQNLSSGIYFYKLESGNFVQTKKLMLIK; translated from the coding sequence ATGAAAAAAGTACTTTTCTTTTTATTTCTACTAACTCCCATACTATTTGCTCAAGCAGAGTGGAAGAAAGTCTATGGCACGAACGTGAACAATACAATTGTTCATGATATGATAATTCATCAAGGTAGTTTCTTTGCCGGAACAAACGGTCATCTATTAAAAAGTGATGATAAAGGTGAAACTTGGACAAGTTTACCGGTAAACGCAATGGGGATAGTTTCACTTGAATCCGATGGAAGCAGATTATTTGCCGGTGCAATAATATCACTCGGTGGATCAACGCTGATTTATTCTGATGACAATGGCGAGACATGGAACAATACAAATGTTACCCAAAGTCAGGTTTCCTCCATTGAAGTTATAAATCAGAATCTCATGTATGCTTATTCAAATTTTCAAGTTTTCTTTCAAAGTACTGACCGTGGCGAGACTTGGACTCAAGTCACCGGCTGGCCATTTTCTACAACTCGAGAGATTTATAAATCTAATTCTGGTAGACTTTACATAAGTGGTTACCATTCCGATGATGACGGACAAACTTGGACTAAAACCGGGTATGATAGAGATGGTTCCGGAATATATGCATATGCAGAAAATCAAGATGGAATCTGGGCAGGCGCCGGTAAATTATGGCTAAGTCAGGATCAAGGTGAAACATGGCAAGAAAAAGATCCGTATTTAACAGCTTCGTTAATTGTAGATGGTAATAACATTTTCCAAGGTAAAGAAGGGTTTGCATATAGTACGGATGGTGGTTCTAACTTTACAGATTTTAACGATGGAATAGATAATGTTGACAGAGTTTTGTCAATACTATTTGATGGCGAATTTATTTTGATCGGATTGGATGGAACCGGGCTGTATAAAATAAAAGCTTCGGATTTAGGAATTACAACTTCAGTTGAACAAACAGAAGAATTAGCAAATAGTTTTGAATTACTTCAAAACTATCCAAATCCATTTAATCCATCTACTACAATAAAATTTTCGATTCCAGAGAGTGGTTTTGTTTCTCTTAAAGTTTATGATGTTCTTGGAAAAGAAGTTGCAACTCTTGTAAACAATGAACTAGCAGCCGGAAGTTACTCGGCAATATTTGATGCAAATAATTACTCACAAAACTTATCAAGTGGAATTTATTTCTACAAACTCGAGTCCGGTAATTTCGTTCAAACCAAAAAATTAATGCTAATCAAATAA
- a CDS encoding TetR/AcrR family transcriptional regulator codes for MSKELKKATKEKIFQAAAELFSNEGYHNVSVREICEAAEVTKPVLYYYFGDKENLLFEMMRETRLIVEQYLEQYVLIKSNFSEKLDGIIEFYIRFISDYPYLVKFSAFIQFMVVPERVKAFKNELSKNDWIVLFGIFKEARKKGELKEDIEIESAARNFLGGLIIALTEYTSGILNKEEFIDAMHNYLKFWKQQFVINKN; via the coding sequence ATGTCAAAAGAACTAAAAAAAGCGACAAAAGAAAAAATATTTCAAGCCGCCGCTGAATTATTTTCTAATGAAGGTTATCACAACGTATCTGTAAGAGAAATTTGCGAAGCGGCAGAAGTAACAAAACCTGTACTCTACTATTATTTCGGCGATAAGGAAAATCTCTTATTCGAAATGATGAGAGAGACAAGATTAATTGTTGAACAATACCTAGAGCAATACGTCTTAATTAAATCAAATTTTTCTGAAAAACTTGATGGGATAATTGAATTCTACATCAGGTTTATTAGTGACTATCCGTACCTTGTGAAGTTCTCGGCTTTCATTCAATTTATGGTTGTACCGGAGAGAGTGAAAGCTTTCAAGAATGAACTTTCAAAAAATGATTGGATAGTATTGTTTGGTATTTTTAAAGAAGCTCGCAAAAAAGGTGAACTTAAAGAAGATATTGAAATCGAATCCGCTGCAAGAAATTTTTTGGGAGGTCTTATTATTGCTTTAACAGAATATACCTCAGGAATTTTAAATAAAGAAGAATTTATTGATGCCATGCACAATTATCTAAAATTTTGGAAACAACAATTCGTAATTAATAAAAATTAG